The Salvelinus sp. IW2-2015 unplaced genomic scaffold, ASM291031v2 Un_scaffold6469, whole genome shotgun sequence genome segment TTTAATCCTCATTTCAGTCCTCATTTCGGTCCTCAACTCATTTCAGTCCTCATTTTAGTCCTCATTTCAGTCCTCAAGTAATTTTAGTCATCACCTGTCCAACAGAGGTAATCTGTGTCTCCACCATCCATAAATGTTCCTTTACTCCTCAAACTGACTCCTGTCAGTAACAGTGTAACATCCTATAGGAGATGACATGAGGTAAGGTCAGAGCGTTGTGTCGTTCCCATGGTTACTGTCAGGACTTTACGGTCTTAGGGGCGGGGTCGGTGGACTGTCGGACGTCCGTCCACTCCTGCATGGTGTTCTGGAGGGCCTGCGTCTTCTCCTTGTCCACCTGGACATAATCCACCTTCTCATCAGATGTCACCGAGGACGTAGAGGGctgggggaagagaagaggagaggagtcaagaggagagcagaagattggagagagtagaggagagtggagaggagatgagtggagaggagatgagtagagagtagaggagagtggagtggagtgagGAGGAGTGGATAGGAGATGAGTGGAGAGGAtatgagtggagaggagaggagatgagtggaga includes the following:
- the LOC139026956 gene encoding GRB2-associated-binding protein 2-like; translation: NPASTSPAVSGTSSPAPRKCGNVDYLALDFQPGSPPSTSSVTSDEKVDYVQVDKEKTQALQNTMQEWTDVRQSTDPAPKTVKS